The region aaaaaaatatagacAGGATACAAATAAGGAAATAAAACAAAAGTCATGTAGAAAAGGCAACCACATCTCAGAATAAAAAAATAAGACAACAACATGTGAGAATAAAAATTGTTCATGCGGTGTCAAAATGTAGGTTCCTAAAAAGTATAAAATGTTCCATATTTCCTAAAAAAGAaagataaaaaaatcaaaaatgaaAATACAAGTACACATGTATACTGTATACATAAACATAGAGTCATCTGCCCGATTAACTTTCTTCTTCTGTGTGTTCAAAACAAAACTTCTCTCTTCTGTACATACACAGTGCACACAACCcagcaaaaaagaagaaaaaagatacAAATATTTACATGGGACGAGTACGAGAATATAAAAACAGACAGACAAGCACAAAAAAAGGGCCTCAAGCCACAGCCCACAACCCAAGTAGCGGAAGGCCTAGTGCGTTTTGAAAAAGAAGAATACATCAGCGATTGAAACAGGTCGATGAAACTGGACAGCTAATCTCGTCGACTGAGACTTTgtaaagtctcagtcgactgagttttAGCGTTCCCCATATGTATATGTACTACTTATACGGTGAAAATACATTTCGATGTCTCATTCATTTGTGAGAGTAAGACCACCGTGGGTCTTTTTATCTCCTATAGAGCGAATGTTCAAGCATTTTTAACCTTTAAAGCAATATAATGGGTTAGGTTAACAGATGCGGTTATCCCCATCATTCTTGAGCTAAGCTGACAATCTCCACAACATGTATCCTCATCGCAGATTTGTCAATGACTTTTCTACAGCAAAAATCGAATCAGCAAAGCATCAAGGCTTTTCACCAAAACCCTTCATGTTACACAAATCAAAACATTCATGGCCCGCATTAATGCCTGGTCCATGGTGCACATTTCTCATTGTGAATCAGCGATACGTTTATATTAATATTTCTACTATGTAAATAAGATTCACAAGTACGGAAGTCTGGGCTAATTAATGTCTACATACaaagagaagaagaaaatgaaacgaaGATGGGATACAATATATCACCAAAATTTAGTATGATACTCTACGATGCTCTAGCACGGAGGTACGTACAACCGGTCAGTCTTCATTTCCAGGGGACTTCTTGACAGAATCATTCTGCATCAGCTTCTATTGAGCTCTGCACGGCATGAGGAGAACGGAGGGTTTCATGCGTTTGACAGGCCTTCATTGTCTTGCAATGCTCCGCCTCATCGTCCCGTACATTCACGAATACATCAtacaagttatctgcaatgggaTAAGGGGAGCAGTGAGCAGTTCATTCATACAATCTTTATGGACAAAGCATTAAAGGGGAGAGTCCAGCTTTTTTTATATAGGCGCTATATTATCAGCACAGAGTGTTAAAATCCGAATGGCAGAAGTAGGAGAGTCAgcagatcaagtaacaatctactgAAATGAATCATAACTGTGATTTGATGGGTTTTCTATAATATATGTTCCAGCAAAAGGTGGCAGCTAGCACACTTTTCCAATGAACTCATGTCTTTGAACAGACAAATCAGTGAAATTAATTCCCAAAGCTACAGGCAACTTGTTAAGCCCTGACATTCTGAAAACCTTAACTCAGTAAAACTGCCAGGGGGGAGAAAGAACTATACCAACTTTAGGCCTCCTAGAATTTGGTGCTCTTGATGTTTGAAACTCATCTGAGAAACAAGCCATGCAAGCAATAAGCATAGATATTAATGTTTAATACTTATAAAGCATAGAATAAATACAGGTTAAGGTATGTCTAGAAAAGAACACAAGTGAAGTAAGGGCCTACCAAACATGTAGAGATCCTCATTCATGTAATAGTTTACAGCCACCTCTGGAGCTGGTAGTTTTTTCAACTCCTCTGAAATAAGAACGAGTAGCTGACATTATTACGGAACTGGAAGTGTCATTGCAGCAAAGCAAATATGTTTGGATTGGGAGAACACATTAACTGAGTTAGCAGCTTTCCCAGTGCCCAGGTAGGTAGGCACCAAAACTATGATTTAAGCAAAGAGCAATCAATGGTTTGTACGATTTAAGCTTTCCATTTTTTGGTAGGATTAGGAAGGGCAGATTTAAATATAGGTTAAAGGATAATGATATAGATTGCAAAATGGATTCCATTACAAAGTTACAATGATTTGGCCCTCAACCCCTTAGCTCAATAAATTCTGAACAGAAGGTTGTTCACTTCAAATCAAACATGGGAAACAAGAGATAACCAACTTTACTATATAAGCTAATACTCTGTATTCAATAGGCAAGGTGCTGTCATTCCATAAAATCCTAGATACAGAACTTGCACAACAGGAAGAATTTACTTAACCCACTAAAGCTGCCTTACCTCCATTGAGCTTCAGGAACTTGTCATAAGTTGAGTATGCATGCCTCTCAACACATTCTGAAAAGTGGTCTGCACATAGATATCCGAGTCCAGAGCAGCTTTATCATCATCACAAAAACACAGTAACAAAAAAGAAACATCTACTTCATGAGTAGAATTAATATGTGTACTCACATGCCATTCTTGGGCTCAGCATGTACATGCCAACAGTGACGAAGTAGTAAAAAAAGGCGCTAAACCGCGCAAGAAAGCGATCAAGCCATACAGAGTTGCCACCCAATGCCTAATATGAACCCAGAGaaggaagaaggtaagaaatatgcaataacataatccaacagaaaactactccctccgtcccataatataagaaacgctcttatattatgggacggagggagtatatatctaGAGCTGAAGTTAAGGGCTTAGTAGAAAACAGGATATATTCATTTTTGACATAAAAACATTGAATGAACAGACATATAAAAGATTTTGGACATACTTCCATGATTAAGAGGTGATGGAACTCATTCATGCTTTCAGCAAAGTGCACTTTGATATTGTCAGCTCTTCTAGACCAGCCAAAGGTCTCGTACAAGTGAAGCACCGATATAAATGCTGTTCAACAATCGACCAGTCAGTCAGTCAACAGTAACTAGACTATTCAACAGTCCAAAGGTCTCATACAAGAGAACCATACCAAAACCATATGTACAGGCGAAATCGAGAGGCAGGTGAGATGAGATCCTCACCGAAATATGGCACCCTGGCGATGGTCTCAAGCACGAAGAACCTGGCGTAGTCCCGGTCGCGGTACAGAATATCCAGTATAAAGATGACAGTATCCTGCGGTGCGGACACAGCAAACGTTGAGGCCCAGAGTGAAATCTGATGACCTCGAATGCGCCGGGGACCAGGGCTGGAGGACACTCACCGTGAGGAATATGTTGAAGGACTGCTCGAACCTGACGACCCAGTCGCCGTCCTCGCCGGCGAGGGTGAGCTCGTCGTCGAATCCCCCTTCCTCCTCCGGGGCAGGCGTGGCGGCCGCCTCCCTGACGGGGAAGGAGTCCTCG is a window of Triticum dicoccoides isolate Atlit2015 ecotype Zavitan chromosome 2B, WEW_v2.0, whole genome shotgun sequence DNA encoding:
- the LOC119366255 gene encoding ubiquinol oxidase 4, chloroplastic/chromoplastic-like, producing the protein MAASAAPLRAALARSPAPAAAARTPPAFLPLPPRARGIRLNPVVLASGRGRRIRAEATARTRQEKEQQEAEVSAVEDSFPVREAAATPAPEEEGGFDDELTLAGEDGDWVVRFEQSFNIFLTDTVIFILDILYRDRDYARFFVLETIARVPYFAFISVLHLYETFGWSRRADNIKVHFAESMNEFHHLLIMEALGGNSVWLDRFLARFSAFFYYFVTVGMYMLSPRMAYHFSECVERHAYSTYDKFLKLNGEELKKLPAPEVAVNYYMNEDLYMFDEFQTSRAPNSRRPKVDNLYDVFVNVRDDEAEHCKTMKACQTHETLRSPHAVQSSIEADAE